The proteins below come from a single Triticum aestivum cultivar Chinese Spring chromosome 5D, IWGSC CS RefSeq v2.1, whole genome shotgun sequence genomic window:
- the LOC123119294 gene encoding cation/H(+) antiporter 19, with protein MAGHAAAGVCAAPMQATSHGAFQGDNPLDYALPLAILQICLVVVVTRGLAYLLRPLRQPRVIAEIIGGVLLGPSALGRSSKFLHAVFPAKSLPVLDTLANLGLLFFLFLVGLELDIAAIRRTGKKALAIALAGISLPFALGIGTSFAFRATIVKGAPQGPFLVFMGVALSITAFPVLARILAELKLLTTDIGRMAMSAAAVNDVAAWILLALAVALSGDGSPIISLWVLLTATGFVIAVCVLLRPLLAWMAHRSPEGEPVKEVYICATLAIVLAAGFVTDVIGIHALFGAFMVGIVVPKDGPFAGVLIEKVEDLISGLFLPLYFVSSGLKTDVATIRGAKSWGLLVLVIINACLGKIGGTVIASLCVKIPVREAVTLGFLMNTKGLVELIVLNIGRDRKVLNDESFAIMVLMALFTTFITTPIVMAIYKPARPSAPYKRRTVEGGAPADADSELRVLACFHSNRNIPTLLNLVESTRGTGRHRLAMYAMHLVELSERSSAISMVHRTRRNAMPFFNSGDKTEQMVVAFEAFQQLSAVRVKPMTAISDLETIHRDVIDSAAEKRAAIVIMPYHKLLQHDGSFHSLGSQYHAVNKRVLRGAPCSVAILVDRGLGGHSQVAAKNVEFSVAMLFFGGADDREALAYATRMSEHPGVAVTVTRFRPSRPSSDDAADEVAIEVFKGKVEAVKDGSAMYEDVEASAKEDVLQAINSLSKSNMFVVGRMPPTEPLVERPEELGPVGSYLASSEFKTSASVLVIKRYDPATNPASKRFDPRARPPVATDVEDEEMGSASVVPVPWTPQNDLA; from the exons ATGGCGGGTCATGCGGCGGCGGGGGTGTGCGCGGCGCCGATGCAGGCGACGTCGCACGGGGCGTTCCAGGGGGACAACCCGCTGGACTACGCGCTGCCGCTGGCCATCCTGCAGATctgcctcgtcgtcgtcgtcacccGGGGCCTCGCCTACCTCCTCCGCCCGCTCCGCCAGCCGCGCGTCATCGCCGAGATCATC GGTGGAGTCCTGCTGGGCCCGTCGGCGCTGGGCCGGAGCAGCAAGTTCTTGCACGCCGTCTTCCCGGCCAAGAGCCTGCCGGTGCTGGACACGCTGGCCAACCTCGGCCTGCTCTTCTTCCTGTTCCTCGTCGGCCTCGAGCTCGACATCGCCGCCATCCGCCGCACCGGCAAGAAGGCCCTCGCCATCGCGCTGGCAGGCATCTCCCTCCCGTTCGCGCTTGGCATCGGCACGTCGTTCGCGTTCCGCGCCACCATCGTCAAGGGCGCTCCGCAGGGGCCGTTCCTCGTCTTCATGGGCGTCGCACTCTCCATCACCGCCTTCCCGGTGCTCGCTCGCATCCTGGCCGAGCTGAAGCTACTTACAACCGACATCGGCCGCATGGCCATGTCTGCCGCGGCGGTCAATGACGTCGCCGCCTGGATCCTGTTGGCCCTCGCCGTTGCACTCTCTGGAGATGGATCGCCCATCATTTCGCTCTGGGTGCTCCTCACCGCTACCGGCTTTGTCATCGCCGTTTGCGTTCTCCTCCGGCCGTTGTTGGCATGGATGGCGCACCGGTCTCCCGAGGGTGAGCCGGTCAAGGAGGTGTACATTTGTGCCACCCTCGCCATCGTCCTCGCTGCCGGCTTCGTCACCGACGTCATCGGCATCCACGCGCTGTTCGGCGCGTTCATGGTCGGCATCGTCGTCCCCAAGGACGGGCCGTTCGCCGGCGTGCTCATCGAGAAGGTGGAGGACCTCATCTCGGGGCTCTTCCTCCCGCTCTACTTCGTCTCCAGTGGCCTCAAGACAGACGTGGCCACTATCCGGGGAGCCAAGTCGTGGGGCCTCCTCGTGCTCGTCATCATCAATGCCTGCCTCGGCAAGATCGGCGGCACGGTGATCGCGTCGCTGTGCGTCAAGATCCCAGTCAGGGAGGCCGTCACGCTGGGGTTCCTGATGAACACCAAGGGGCTCGTGGAGCTCATCGTGCTCAACATCGGCAGGGACCGAAAGGTGCTCAACGACGAGTCGTTCGCCATCATGGTGCTCATGGCCCTCTTCACCACCTTCATCACGACGCCGATCGTCATGGCCATCTACAAGCCGGCGCGTCCGTCGGCGCCATACAAGCGCCGAACCGTGGAGGGCGGCGCACCGGCGGACGCGGACAGCGAGCTGCGCGTGCTCGCCTGCTTCCACAGCAACCGCAACATCCCGACGCTGCTCAACCTCGTGGAATCGACGCGGGGCACCGGGCGGCACCGCCTTGCCATGTACGCCATGCACCTGGTGGAGCTCTCGGAGCGGTCGTCGGCGATCTCCATGGTGCACCGCACGCGCCGCAACGCCATGCCCTTCTTCAACAGCGGGGACAAGACGGAGCAGATGGTGGTGGCCTTCGAGGCGTTCCAGCAGCTGAGTGCGGTGAGGGTGAAGCCCATGACGGCCATCTCGGACCTCGAGACCATCCACCGGGACGTCATCGACAGCGCCGCCGAGAAGCGGGCGGCCATCGTCATCATGCCGTACCACAAGCTGCTCCAGCACGACGGCTCCTTCCACTCGCTCGGCTCCCAGTACCACGCCGTCAACAAGCGCGTGCTACGGGGCGCGCCGTGCTCCGTCGCCATCCTCGTCGACCGCGGCCTCGGCGGCCACTCCCAGGTCGCCGCCAAGAACGTGGAGTTCTCCGTGGCCATGCTCTTCTTCGGCGGGGCGGACGACCGCGAGGCGCTGGCGTACGCGACGCGCATGTCGGAGCACCCGGGCGTCGCCGTGACCGTGACACGCTTCCGGCCCAGCCGTCCATCATCGGACGACGCAGCTGACGAGGTGGCCATCGAGGTGTTCAAGGGCAAGGTCGAGGCCGTGAAGGACGGGTCGGCGATGTACGAGGACGTAGAGGCGTCGGCCAAGGAGGACGTGCTCCAGGCCATCAACTCGCTGTCCAAGTCCAACATGTTCGTGGTGGGGAGGATGCCGCCGACGGAGCCGCTGGTGGAGAGGCCCGAGGAGCTGGGCCCCGTGGGGAGCTACCTGGCGTCGTCGGAGTTCAAGACGTCGGCGTCCGTGCTGGTGATCAAGAGGTACGACCCGGCGACGAACCCGGCCAGCAAGAGGTTCGACCCCAGGGCGAGGCCGCCGGTGGCGACGGACGTGGAGGACGAGGAGATGGGCAGCGCGAGCGTGGTGCCCGTGCCGTGGACGCCGCAGAACGACCTGGCGTGA
- the LOC123124211 gene encoding cation/H(+) antiporter 19, with translation MAGGGAKVASHGAFQGESPLDYALPLIILQICLVIVVTRGLAYLLRPLRQPRVIAEIIGGILLGPSALGRSTTFLDAVFPARSMVVLDTLANLGLLFFLFLVGLELDLNAIRRTGKKALAISLSGIAVPFAIGIGTSFAFRATLPGLQDSPKAPFLVFMGVALSITAFPVLARILTELKLLTTDLGRMAMSAAAVDDVTAWILLALAIALSGTGSPIISLWVLLTAVGFVAAVFVLLRPLLAWMARRSPEGEPVKEVYIVATLALVLAAGFVTDVIGIHALFGAFMVGIVVPKDGQFAGVLIEKVEELISGLFLPLYFVSSGLKTNVATIRGAKSWGLLVLVILNACVGKIGGAVGTCLLVKIPFREAITIGFLMNTKGLVELVVLNIGRDRKVLNDEAFAIMVLMALFTTFITTPIVMAVYKPARPSASVPYKRRTVGGGDEDGDLRVLACFHGYRNIPTLLNLVELSRGTRRRLVVYAMHLVELSERSSAISMVHRTRRNALPFFSNASSSETTTEVAFEAFQQLSTVRVRPMTAISVMDTIHRDIIDSAASKRAAVVIVPYHKTLQADGSFHSLGSAYHAVNKRVLREAPCSVAILVDRGLGGHSQVAAQNVAFTVAVLFFGGPDDREALAYATRMAEHPGVAVTMSRFQPNRAFPEDGEDAADEAAVEAFKARVVAAVDDGSVRFEEREARTKEEVVEAIGSLSKCNVFVVGRIPPTAPLVENADELGPVGSYLASPEFKTSASVLVIKRYDPATNPKSMRFDPKARPPVATDIDDEEMGGAGATVVPVPWSPSPSELA, from the exons ATGGCCGGCGGTGGGGCGAAGGTGGCGTCGCACGGCGCGTTCCAGGGGGAGAGCCCCCTGGACTACGCGCTGCCGCTTATCATCCTGCAGATCTGCCTTGTCATCGTCGTCACCAGGGGCCTCGCCTACCTCCTCCGCCCGCTCCGCCAGCCCCGGGTCATCGCCGAGATCATC GGCGGGATCCTGCTGGGCCCGTCGGCGCTCGGCCGGAGCACCACGTTCCTGGACGCCGTCTTCCCGGCGCGCAGCATGGTGGTGCTGGACACGCTGGCCAACCTggggctcctcttcttcctcttcctcgtcggcctCGAGCTCGACCTCAACGCCATCCGCCGCACCGGCAAGAAGGCGCTCGCCATCTCCCTCTCCGGCATCGCCGTCCCCTTCGCCATCGGCATCGGCACCTCCTTCGCCTTCCGTGCCACCCTCCCCGGCCTGCAGGACTCCCCCAAGGCGCCGTTCCTGGTCTTCATGGGCGTCGCGCTCTCCATCACCGCCTTCCCGGTGCTCGCGCGCATCCTCACCGAGCTCAAGCTCCTCACCACCGACCTCGGCCGCATGGCCATGTCGGCCGCCGCGGTCGACGACGTCACGGCCTGGATCCTGCTCGCGCTCGCCATCGCGCTTTCGGGGACCGGGTCGCCCATCATCTCGCTATGGGTGCTCCTCACCGCCGTCGGCTTCGTCGCCGCCGTGTTCGTGCTCCTCCGCCCGCTGCTCGCGTGGATGGCGCGGCGGTCCCCCGAAGGCGAGCCCGTCAAGGAGGTGTACATCGTCGCCACGCTCGCCCTCGTCCTCGCCGCCGGCTTCGTCACCGACGTCATCGGCATCCACGCTCTGTTCGGCGCGTTCATGGTCGGCATCGTGGTCCCCAAGGACGGGCAGTTCGCCGGCGTGCTCATCGAGAAGGTGGAGGAGCTCATCTCCGGCCTCTTCCTCCCGCTTTACTTCGTCTCCAGTGGGCTCAAGACCAACGTGGCCACCATACGGGGAGCCAAGTCGTGGGGCCTCCTCGTGCTCGTCATCCTCAACGCCTGCGTCGGCAAGATCGGCGGCGCCGTCGGCACGTGCCTCCTCGTCAAGATCCCATTCCGGGAGGCCATCACAATCGGCTTCCTCATGAACACCAAGGGGCTAGTCGAGCTCGTCGTGCTCAACATCGGAAGGGACCGCaaggtgctcaacgacgaggccttCGCCATCATGGTGCTCATGGCCTTGTTTACAACTTTCATCACCACGCCGATCGTCATGGCCGTCTACAAGCCGGCGCGCCCGTCAGCGTCGGTCCCGTACAAGCGGCGCACCGTCGGCGGGGGCGACGAGGACGGCGACCTGCGCGTGCTCGCCTGCTTCCACGGCTACCGCAACATCCCGACGCTACTCAACCTCGTCGAGCTCTCGCGGGgcacccgccgccgcctcgtcgtgTACGCCATGCACCTCGTCGAGCTCTCCGAGCGTTCGTCGGCCATTTCCATGGTGCACCGCACGCGCCGCAACGCGTTGCCCTTCTTCAGCAACGCGTCGTCATCGGAGACAACGACCGAGGTCGCGTTCGAGGCGTTCCAGCAGTTGAGCACCGTGAGGGTGCGGCCTATGACGGCCATCTCGGTCATGGACACAATCCACCGGGACATCATCGACAGCGCCGCCTCCAAGCGCGCCGCCGTGGTCATCGTGCCCTACCACAAGACGCTCCAGGCCGACGGCTCCTTCCACTCGCTCGGCTCCGCCTACCACGCCGTCAACAAGCGCGTGCTCCGGGAGGCGCCGTGCTCCGTCGCCATCCTCGTCGACCGCGGCCTCGGCGGCCACTCCCAGGTCGCCGCCCAGAACGTGGCCTTCACGGTCGCCGTGCTCTTCTTCGGCGGGCCGGACGACCGGGAGGCGCTGGCCTACGCGACGCGCATGGCGGAGCACCCCGGCGTCGCCGTCACCATGTCACGCTTCCAGCCCAACCGCGCTTTTCCCGAGGACGGCGAGGACGCCGCCGACGAAGCGGCGGTGGAGGCGTTCAAGGCCAGGGTCGTCGCCGCGGTGGACGACGGGTCCGTGCGGTTCGAGGAGCGGGAGGCGCGCACCAAGGAGGAGGTGGTAGAGGCCATCGGCTCGCTGTCCAAGTGCAACGTGTTCGTGGTGGGGCGGATACCGCCGACGGCCCCGCTGGTGGAGAACGCCGACGAGCTGGGCCCAGTGGGGAGCTACCTCGCGTCGCCGGAGTTCAAGACGTCGGCGTCGGTGCTGGTCATCAAGAGGTACGACCCGGCGACCAACCCCAAGAGCATGAGGTTCGACCCCAAGGCGAGGCCGCCGGTCGCGACCGATATAGATGACGAGGAGATGGGCGGCGCCGGCGCCACGGTGGTGCCCGTGCCATGGTCACCGTCGCCGAGCGAACTGGCGTGA